From Streptomyces cyaneogriseus subsp. noncyanogenus, the proteins below share one genomic window:
- a CDS encoding SGNH/GDSL hydrolase family protein — protein sequence MRGGPRRRSRAVLAVLAAAAVLGAAGCDTAGGGSAAPEPRRSSPAPAWDPSPGSIAAVGDSITRGFDACSVLSDCPEVSWATGDSPEVNSLAVRLLGKAKAAERSWNYAVTGARMADLPAQMARAAARKPELVTVLVGANDACRASVAAMTPVADFRAGFEEAMRTLRKTAPRAQVYVASIPDLKRLWSQGRTDPLGKRVWELGVCPSMLADADALDAAATERRETVRRRVEDYNAVLREVCAADRLCRGDGGAVHAFRFGPAQLSRWDWFHPSVNGQARLAEIAYRAVTAERG from the coding sequence GTGAGGGGCGGCCCACGCCGCCGCTCGCGGGCCGTTCTCGCCGTGCTGGCCGCGGCGGCCGTGCTGGGCGCCGCGGGCTGCGACACGGCCGGGGGCGGGTCCGCCGCCCCCGAGCCGCGGCGGAGCAGCCCGGCCCCGGCCTGGGACCCGAGCCCCGGTTCGATCGCCGCGGTGGGCGACTCCATCACCCGCGGCTTCGATGCCTGCTCGGTCCTGTCGGACTGCCCGGAGGTGTCCTGGGCGACGGGCGACAGCCCGGAGGTGAACAGTCTCGCCGTACGGCTGCTGGGGAAGGCGAAGGCGGCCGAGCGGAGCTGGAACTACGCGGTCACCGGGGCGCGCATGGCGGATCTGCCCGCGCAGATGGCCCGGGCTGCGGCGCGCAAGCCGGAGCTGGTGACGGTGCTGGTGGGGGCGAACGACGCCTGCCGGGCCTCGGTGGCGGCGATGACCCCGGTGGCCGACTTCCGGGCCGGGTTCGAGGAGGCGATGCGCACGCTGCGCAAGACCGCTCCCAGGGCTCAGGTGTACGTGGCGAGCATTCCGGATCTGAAGCGGCTGTGGTCGCAGGGGCGCACCGACCCGCTGGGCAAGCGGGTGTGGGAGCTGGGGGTCTGCCCCTCGATGCTGGCGGACGCGGACGCCCTGGACGCGGCGGCGACCGAGCGCCGCGAGACGGTGCGGCGGCGGGTGGAGGACTACAACGCGGTCCTGCGGGAGGTCTGTGCCGCGGACCGGTTGTGCCGCGGCGACGGCGGGGCGGTGCACGCGTTCCGCTTCGGCCCCGCGCAGTTGAGCCGGTGGGACTGGTTCCATCCGAGCGTGAACGGCCAGGCCCGGCTGGCGGAGATCGCTTACCGGGCGGTCACGGCCGAGCGAGGGTGA
- a CDS encoding SCO2400 family protein, whose amino-acid sequence MDYCHLCRRHLNGALACPGCGTSIERLPAFAGESGTLPYAAVEPAGDEWAEPGGDGGGAGEPAHRPAAADPAARAGARVGSRRDRKAAAHRRRRRRTLFVAAGFALAAGGLSLAELGVDRPGSAPRPVSAGDDPPQDGPPAEAGRATVPGEAAALPAATGTATRAPSPGASSSGASPDPVSASPTGGTPRAEPTGTAGETAGSTAPDAPSAPSLTRPPATGTAPSSAPAPDPAPDPTDASPTPEPAPEETCDRFLWWCT is encoded by the coding sequence ATGGACTACTGCCACCTGTGCCGACGTCACCTCAACGGCGCTCTCGCCTGTCCCGGGTGCGGCACCTCCATCGAGCGGCTCCCCGCCTTCGCGGGGGAGTCCGGCACGCTGCCGTACGCGGCCGTGGAGCCGGCCGGGGACGAGTGGGCCGAGCCCGGCGGCGACGGGGGAGGCGCGGGAGAGCCGGCGCACCGCCCCGCCGCCGCGGATCCGGCTGCCCGCGCGGGCGCCCGGGTGGGCAGCCGCCGGGACCGCAAGGCCGCGGCGCACCGCCGCCGGCGCCGCCGGACCCTGTTCGTCGCCGCGGGGTTCGCGCTGGCGGCCGGCGGGCTGAGCCTCGCCGAGCTGGGGGTGGACCGGCCGGGTTCCGCGCCGCGGCCGGTGTCCGCCGGGGACGACCCGCCCCAGGACGGTCCGCCGGCGGAGGCCGGGCGGGCCACGGTCCCCGGCGAGGCCGCGGCGCTCCCCGCCGCCACGGGCACCGCGACCCGCGCGCCCTCCCCGGGGGCCTCCTCGTCCGGCGCGTCGCCGGACCCGGTGTCGGCGTCCCCGACGGGCGGGACACCGCGGGCGGAGCCGACCGGGACGGCCGGCGAGACCGCCGGATCCACCGCCCCGGACGCCCCCTCGGCCCCCTCGCTCACGCGCCCGCCGGCGACCGGCACGGCGCCGTCCTCGGCCCCGGCCCCGGACCCGGCCCCGGACCCGACCGACGCGTCCCCGACCCCGGAGCCGGCCCCCGAGGAGACCTGCGACCGCTTCCTGTGGTGGTGCACGTAG
- a CDS encoding EI24 domain-containing protein codes for MRDLGAGFRYLLEGQRWVARHGKSYGFGLLPGLITLVLYAAALVALALWGEDAVAWATPFADDWASPWAGLFRGFLTAVLFALAMLLAVLTFTAVTLLIGQPFYESLSEQVDRDLSPDGTAPESGLPLWRELWISARDSLRIVARAAVWGVLLFALGFVPVAGQTVVPVIGFFVTGFFLTEELTAVALQRRGVELRDRLALLRSRKTLVWGFGTPLGLAFLVPFVAVFLMPGAVAGATLLARDLRGEENRDRDDDPAGALGAGGDRARP; via the coding sequence ATGCGCGATCTTGGGGCGGGGTTCCGGTACCTCCTGGAGGGCCAGCGCTGGGTGGCCCGGCACGGCAAGAGCTACGGCTTCGGGCTGCTCCCGGGCCTGATCACCCTGGTGCTGTACGCGGCGGCGCTGGTGGCGCTGGCGCTGTGGGGCGAGGACGCGGTGGCCTGGGCGACCCCCTTCGCCGACGACTGGGCGAGCCCCTGGGCCGGGCTGTTCCGCGGCTTCCTCACCGCCGTGCTGTTCGCGCTCGCGATGCTGCTGGCCGTGCTCACCTTCACCGCGGTCACCCTGCTGATCGGCCAGCCCTTCTACGAGAGCCTCTCCGAGCAGGTCGACCGCGATCTCTCCCCGGACGGCACCGCCCCCGAGTCGGGCCTGCCGCTCTGGCGCGAGCTGTGGATCTCCGCCCGGGACAGCCTGCGGATCGTGGCGCGGGCCGCGGTGTGGGGCGTGCTGCTGTTCGCCCTCGGGTTCGTCCCGGTGGCGGGCCAGACCGTCGTACCGGTGATCGGGTTCTTCGTCACCGGCTTCTTCCTCACCGAGGAGCTCACCGCCGTCGCCCTCCAGCGCCGCGGGGTCGAGCTGCGCGACCGGCTCGCCCTGCTCCGCTCCCGCAAGACGCTGGTCTGGGGCTTCGGCACCCCCCTCGGCCTGGCCTTCCTCGTCCCCTTCGTCGCGGTGTTCCTGATGCCGGGCGCGGTCGCCGGCGCCACTCTCCTCGCCCGTGACCTGCGCGGCGAGGAGAACCGCGACCGCGACGACGACCCCGCCGGCGCGCTCGGGGCGGGAGGCGACCGCGCCCGGCCCTGA
- a CDS encoding DUF3145 domain-containing protein translates to MTTRGVLYVHSAPRALCPHVEWAVAGVLGTRVSLDWIRQPAAPGTWRSEFSWQGQAGTASKLASALRGWHLLRFEVTAEPSSTAEGERYSCTPDLGIFHAVTGLHGDILIPEDRLRAALARSQRGESDLAAELAKLLGKPWDDELEPFRYAGEGAPVRWLHQVV, encoded by the coding sequence GTGACGACACGTGGAGTTCTGTACGTGCACTCCGCGCCGCGCGCGCTCTGCCCGCACGTCGAGTGGGCCGTCGCCGGTGTGCTCGGCACCCGGGTCAGCCTGGACTGGATCCGTCAGCCCGCCGCCCCCGGCACCTGGCGTTCGGAGTTCTCCTGGCAGGGCCAGGCGGGCACCGCCTCCAAACTGGCCTCCGCGCTGCGCGGCTGGCACCTGCTGCGCTTCGAGGTGACCGCCGAGCCCAGCTCCACCGCCGAGGGCGAACGTTACAGCTGTACACCCGATCTGGGTATCTTCCACGCCGTCACCGGCCTCCACGGCGACATCCTGATCCCGGAGGACCGGCTGCGCGCCGCCCTGGCTCGCTCCCAGCGCGGCGAGAGCGACCTGGCGGCCGAGCTGGCCAAGCTGCTCGGCAAGCCGTGGGACGACGAGCTGGAGCCGTTCCGGTACGCGGGTGAGGGCGCGCCGGTGCGCTGGCTGCACCAGGTGGTGTGA
- a CDS encoding aldose epimerase family protein → MSERFGTLPDGTPVHRWTLERAGVRVRVLSYGGIVQSAEVPDRDGRCADVVLGFAGLDGYLAHPEPYLGALVGRYANRIAGGRFTLDGRTYPLARNNGPNCLHGGERGFDKRVWDVTPVEHGVRLSRVSPDGEEGFPGRLEVSATYTLDATGALRIAYEAVTDAPTVVSLTNHSYFRLDGPGTAGGHRLRLAASRYTPVDADLIPTGALEDVTGTRFDFRRARPVRAGYDHNFALDKGVTDTPVEVAELFAPASGRVLTVATTEPGLQLYTADHLGEPFGPGAGVALETQRFPDSPNRPEFPSAVLRPGELFRSTTVYGFGTR, encoded by the coding sequence ATGAGCGAACGTTTCGGCACACTTCCCGACGGCACCCCGGTCCACCGCTGGACCCTGGAACGCGCGGGCGTCCGGGTCCGCGTCCTGTCGTACGGCGGGATCGTGCAGTCGGCCGAGGTGCCGGACCGCGACGGGCGGTGTGCCGACGTGGTGCTGGGCTTCGCGGGGCTGGACGGCTATCTGGCGCACCCGGAGCCGTACTTGGGCGCCCTGGTCGGCCGGTACGCCAACCGGATCGCGGGCGGCCGGTTCACCCTGGACGGGCGGACGTACCCGCTCGCGCGGAACAACGGGCCGAACTGCCTGCACGGCGGGGAACGCGGCTTCGACAAGCGGGTGTGGGACGTCACCCCGGTCGAGCACGGCGTCCGCCTGTCCCGGGTCAGCCCGGACGGCGAGGAGGGCTTCCCGGGGCGTCTGGAGGTGTCGGCGACGTACACGCTGGACGCCACCGGGGCGCTGCGGATCGCCTACGAGGCGGTCACCGACGCGCCGACCGTGGTGAGCCTGACCAACCACAGCTACTTCCGGCTGGACGGGCCCGGCACCGCGGGCGGCCACCGACTGCGGCTGGCGGCCTCCCGGTACACCCCGGTCGACGCGGACCTCATCCCGACCGGGGCGCTGGAGGACGTCACCGGGACCCGTTTCGACTTCCGCCGGGCGCGCCCGGTCCGAGCGGGCTACGACCACAACTTCGCGCTGGACAAGGGGGTGACGGACACGCCCGTGGAGGTGGCCGAGCTGTTCGCCCCGGCCTCCGGGCGGGTGCTGACCGTGGCGACCACCGAGCCGGGTCTCCAGCTCTACACGGCGGACCATCTGGGCGAGCCGTTCGGGCCCGGCGCCGGTGTCGCGCTGGAGACGCAGCGCTTCCCCGACTCGCCCAACCGGCCGGAGTTCCCGAGTGCGGTGCTGCGGCCGGGCGAGCTGTTCCGCTCCACGACGGTGTACGGCTTCGGCACCCGCTGA
- a CDS encoding pyroglutamyl peptidase, whose product MSSPRVRTVVLGLVLAAGLTAPVPASAASPGAAAPSPTVEERRLDRAVPQEILRRSGFDRPAAAFARSLDRARSYAEARRTVLREGSALWRRAVDRAQGRGPAGGDLSRDDDRPLYWARLAMTRQLRTWEPEFGLTGPQRTRLLDALERTSRGQAGLRQPSGKGVKRVLVTGFDPFTLDRDIRISNPSGAAALALDGTVIETADGPARVEAAVFPVRWRDFTDGTVERALRACLPEADLFATVSQGRVGRFDIERTNGAWRGGFPDNDNVARTEPVPVADPGSAPQWTTTTLPYREITAAETGRFPVYDNTAVTEIPAGGGEPVVRPDGPTPGSTARAGGGGDYLSNEIAYRATLLRDRLGLRRTLPGGHVHTPVLQFGAGNTTEVTDPEFVRDRLAIVAQVRAIVTVALEAAQRTED is encoded by the coding sequence TTGTCCTCCCCACGTGTCCGCACAGTCGTCCTCGGTCTCGTCCTGGCGGCGGGGCTGACGGCCCCGGTGCCGGCGTCCGCGGCCTCTCCCGGGGCCGCCGCCCCCTCCCCCACCGTCGAGGAGCGGCGGCTGGACCGGGCCGTGCCCCAGGAGATCCTGCGGCGCTCCGGATTCGACCGTCCGGCGGCCGCCTTCGCCCGCTCGCTGGACCGGGCGCGCTCCTATGCCGAGGCCCGGCGGACGGTGCTGCGCGAGGGCTCGGCGCTGTGGCGGCGGGCCGTGGACCGGGCGCAGGGTCGGGGCCCGGCGGGCGGCGACCTCAGCCGGGACGACGACCGGCCGCTGTACTGGGCGCGGCTGGCCATGACCCGTCAGCTGCGCACCTGGGAGCCGGAGTTCGGGCTCACCGGCCCGCAGCGGACCCGGCTCCTGGACGCGCTGGAGCGCACCTCGCGCGGCCAGGCCGGCCTGCGCCAGCCCTCCGGCAAGGGCGTCAAGCGCGTCCTGGTCACCGGCTTCGACCCGTTCACCCTCGATCGGGACATCCGCATCTCCAACCCCTCCGGTGCCGCCGCGCTCGCCCTGGACGGCACGGTGATCGAGACGGCGGACGGACCGGCGCGGGTGGAGGCGGCCGTGTTCCCGGTGCGCTGGCGGGACTTCACGGACGGCACGGTGGAGCGGGCGCTGCGGGCGTGCCTGCCGGAGGCCGACCTGTTCGCGACGGTGAGCCAGGGCCGGGTCGGGCGGTTCGACATCGAGCGGACCAACGGGGCCTGGCGGGGCGGGTTCCCGGACAACGACAACGTCGCGCGCACGGAGCCGGTCCCGGTCGCCGATCCGGGCTCCGCGCCGCAGTGGACGACGACCACCCTGCCGTACCGGGAGATCACGGCGGCGGAGACCGGGCGCTTCCCGGTGTACGACAACACGGCCGTCACCGAGATACCGGCGGGGGGCGGCGAGCCCGTGGTGCGGCCGGACGGGCCGACCCCCGGCTCGACGGCCCGGGCCGGGGGCGGCGGGGACTACCTGTCCAACGAGATCGCCTACCGGGCGACGCTGCTGCGGGACCGGCTGGGGCTGCGGCGGACGCTGCCGGGCGGGCATGTGCACACGCCGGTGCTCCAGTTCGGCGCCGGGAACACCACCGAGGTCACCGATCCGGAGTTCGTGCGCGACCGGCTCGCCATCGTCGCGCAGGTGCGTGCGATCGTGACCGTGGCGCTGGAAGCGGCGCAGCGGACGGAGGACTGA
- a CDS encoding EstA family serine hydrolase, with translation MTQEIHGTVADGFEAVREEFAAFVAGERSDYEGQLCAYVHGRKVVDLWAGEGADAGSLYGVYSATKGAAHLVVALLVQEGTLELDREVAYYWPQFAAEGKDALTLRELLAHRAGVVGADGGFTLEEVADDRAIAERMAGQRPFWRPGTAFGYHALVIGALTGEVVRRATGRTLQEVYEERVRAPFALDFHLGLPSALDDRFRTARRMAPTPEQRALIDAQPTGPHTLTAIAFNRHPARPTDLETLPNEPVVRAQGPASVGGVASARGLAGLYAAAISEVDGRAPLLKRETVAEFGQLHSAGHDLVARAHKAYGLGFQATADSAHPFLGAGTIGHSGAGGCQAFADPRSGLAYGYTRRRCAFPGGAAPENNRLAAAVHRAALAR, from the coding sequence ATGACGCAGGAGATCCACGGCACCGTCGCCGACGGCTTCGAGGCGGTGCGGGAGGAGTTCGCCGCGTTCGTGGCCGGTGAACGGTCCGATTACGAGGGTCAGTTGTGCGCCTACGTGCACGGCCGCAAGGTCGTCGACCTGTGGGCCGGGGAGGGTGCGGACGCCGGCTCCCTGTACGGCGTGTACTCCGCCACCAAGGGCGCCGCCCATCTGGTGGTCGCGCTGCTGGTGCAGGAGGGCACGCTGGAGCTGGACCGTGAAGTGGCGTACTACTGGCCGCAGTTCGCGGCCGAGGGCAAGGACGCGCTGACCCTGCGCGAGCTGCTGGCGCACCGCGCGGGCGTGGTCGGCGCGGACGGCGGCTTCACCCTGGAGGAGGTGGCCGACGACCGGGCGATCGCCGAACGGATGGCCGGTCAGCGCCCCTTCTGGCGCCCCGGCACGGCCTTCGGCTACCACGCCCTGGTGATCGGCGCCCTCACCGGCGAGGTGGTGCGCCGCGCCACCGGCCGCACGCTCCAGGAGGTCTACGAGGAGCGCGTCCGCGCCCCGTTCGCCCTGGACTTCCATCTGGGCCTGCCGTCCGCCCTGGACGACCGCTTCCGCACCGCCCGGCGCATGGCGCCCACCCCGGAGCAGCGGGCGCTGATCGACGCCCAGCCGACCGGGCCGCACACCCTGACCGCGATCGCCTTCAACCGCCACCCGGCCCGCCCGACCGACCTGGAGACCCTCCCCAACGAGCCCGTGGTGCGCGCCCAGGGACCGGCGTCGGTGGGCGGCGTGGCGTCGGCGCGGGGGCTGGCCGGGCTGTACGCGGCGGCCATCAGCGAGGTGGACGGCAGGGCGCCGCTGCTGAAGCGGGAGACGGTGGCGGAGTTCGGGCAGCTCCACTCGGCCGGCCACGATCTGGTGGCCCGTGCCCACAAGGCGTACGGCCTCGGTTTCCAGGCGACGGCCGACAGCGCGCACCCGTTCCTCGGCGCCGGGACGATCGGGCACAGCGGCGCGGGCGGCTGCCAGGCGTTCGCCGATCCGCGCAGCGGGCTCGCCTACGGCTACACCCGGCGCCGGTGCGCCTTCCCGGGCGGGGCAGCCCCGGAGAACAACCGCCTCGCGGCCGCGGTGCACCGGGCCGCGCTGGCCCGCTGA
- a CDS encoding organic hydroperoxide resistance protein, with protein MPIQQSDVLYTAVATAENGRDGRVATDDGKLDVVVNPPEEMGGSGAGTNPEQLFAAGYSACFQGALGVVARQEGVDVSGSTVTAKVGIGKNDDGFGIIVEISANIPGVDAQAAKELVEKAHQVCPYSKATRGNITVTLA; from the coding sequence ATGCCGATTCAGCAGTCCGACGTCCTGTACACCGCCGTCGCCACCGCCGAGAACGGCCGTGACGGCCGGGTGGCCACCGATGACGGCAAGCTCGACGTGGTCGTGAACCCGCCCGAGGAGATGGGCGGCAGCGGCGCCGGCACCAACCCGGAGCAGCTCTTCGCCGCCGGGTACAGCGCCTGCTTCCAGGGCGCGCTCGGCGTGGTCGCCCGCCAGGAGGGCGTCGACGTGTCCGGCTCGACCGTCACCGCGAAGGTCGGGATCGGCAAGAACGACGACGGGTTCGGCATCATCGTCGAGATCTCCGCGAACATCCCGGGCGTGGACGCCCAGGCCGCCAAGGAGCTCGTCGAGAAGGCCCACCAGGTGTGCCCGTACTCGAAGGCCACCCGCGGCAACATCACCGTGACGCTCGCCTGA
- a CDS encoding NADP-dependent oxidoreductase gives MADSPALPSVNREWHLLSRPVGWPKPEDFALVEAEMPVPGEGQVLVRNRYLSVDPYMRGRMSAAKSYVAPFELGKVMQGGAVGEVVASNAEGLAVGDHVLHFFGWREYAAVDARHAVKVDPEAAPLSTYLGVLGMTGLTAYAGLLRTAAFKEGDAVFVSGAAGAVGSQVGQIAKLKGASRVIGSAGSAEKVKLLVEEYGFDAAFNYKDGPVSEQLRAAAPDGVDVYFDNVGGDHLEAAIGSLNQGGRIAVCGMISVYNNTEPAPGPKNLARLIQTRGRIEGFLVGDHYDLQPQFVQEVGPWVRDGRLKYRETVVEGIENNLEAFLGVLRGDNIGKMVVKL, from the coding sequence ATGGCCGACTCCCCTGCTCTCCCCTCCGTCAACCGCGAGTGGCATCTGCTGAGCCGGCCGGTCGGCTGGCCCAAGCCCGAGGACTTCGCCCTGGTCGAGGCGGAGATGCCGGTACCGGGCGAGGGGCAGGTGCTGGTGCGCAACCGGTATCTGTCGGTCGACCCGTACATGCGCGGCCGCATGAGCGCCGCCAAGTCCTACGTCGCCCCCTTCGAACTGGGCAAGGTGATGCAGGGCGGCGCGGTCGGCGAGGTCGTCGCCTCCAACGCCGAGGGCCTGGCCGTCGGCGACCACGTCCTGCACTTCTTCGGCTGGCGCGAGTACGCGGCCGTGGACGCCAGGCACGCCGTCAAGGTGGACCCCGAGGCCGCGCCGCTGTCCACGTACCTCGGCGTGCTGGGCATGACCGGGCTGACCGCCTACGCGGGCCTGCTGCGCACCGCCGCCTTCAAGGAGGGCGACGCGGTGTTCGTGTCCGGCGCCGCGGGGGCCGTGGGCAGCCAGGTCGGGCAGATCGCCAAGCTCAAGGGCGCCTCCCGGGTGATCGGCTCCGCCGGTTCGGCGGAGAAGGTCAAGCTCCTGGTCGAGGAGTACGGGTTCGACGCCGCGTTCAACTACAAGGACGGGCCGGTGAGCGAGCAGCTCCGGGCCGCCGCCCCGGACGGCGTCGACGTCTACTTCGACAACGTGGGCGGTGACCACCTGGAGGCCGCCATCGGATCGCTCAACCAGGGCGGCCGCATCGCCGTCTGCGGGATGATCTCCGTCTACAACAACACCGAGCCCGCCCCGGGGCCGAAGAACCTCGCGCGGCTCATCCAGACCCGGGGCCGGATCGAGGGCTTCCTCGTCGGCGACCACTACGACCTCCAGCCGCAGTTCGTGCAGGAGGTCGGCCCGTGGGTCCGGGACGGGCGGCTGAAGTACCGCGAGACCGTCGTCGAGGGCATCGAGAACAACCTGGAGGCGTTCCTCGGCGTCCTGCGCGGCGACAACATCGGGAAGATGGTCGTCAAGCTCTGA
- the fabF gene encoding beta-ketoacyl-ACP synthase II: protein MSPTNRTVVVTGIGATTPLGGDAASTWEGLVAGRSGVKPLEQEWAAEQAVRIAAPVAVEPTEVIPRPQARRLDRSAQFALVAAKEAWADAGFEAKAGEGADIDPDRLGAVIASGIGGVTTLLDQYDVLKEKGVRRVSPHTVPMLMPNSPSANVGLAVGARAGVHTPVSACASGAEAIGYAIEMIRTGRADVVVAGGTEAAIHPLPIAAFGNMMAMSKNNDDPQGASRPYDLARDGFVLGEGAGVIVLESAEHAAARGARVYAEAVGQGISADSHDIVQPEPEGRGIAHALHNLLDRTDLDPAEIVHVNAHATSTPAGDIAELKALRKVFGDHADHIAVSATKSMTGHLLGGAGGVESVATVLALYHRVAPPTINVENIDPEAEANADVVRDEARKLPAEGRIAALNDSFGFGGHNVVLAFRSV from the coding sequence GTGAGCCCGACCAATCGCACCGTGGTCGTCACCGGTATCGGCGCAACCACACCGCTGGGTGGCGACGCAGCCTCCACCTGGGAGGGCCTGGTCGCCGGTCGTTCCGGTGTCAAGCCCCTGGAGCAGGAGTGGGCCGCCGAGCAGGCGGTCCGCATCGCGGCCCCGGTCGCCGTGGAGCCGACCGAGGTCATCCCGCGGCCGCAGGCCCGCCGTCTGGACCGTTCCGCCCAGTTCGCGCTGGTCGCGGCCAAGGAAGCCTGGGCCGACGCCGGTTTCGAGGCGAAGGCCGGCGAGGGCGCCGACATCGACCCCGACCGGCTCGGCGCGGTCATCGCCTCCGGCATCGGCGGCGTGACGACCCTGCTGGACCAGTACGACGTGCTGAAGGAGAAGGGCGTCCGCCGCGTCTCCCCGCACACCGTTCCCATGCTGATGCCCAACAGCCCGTCGGCCAACGTGGGGTTGGCCGTGGGTGCCCGGGCGGGCGTGCACACGCCGGTCTCCGCCTGCGCGTCGGGTGCCGAGGCCATCGGCTACGCCATCGAGATGATCCGCACCGGCCGCGCCGACGTCGTCGTGGCCGGCGGTACGGAGGCGGCGATCCACCCGCTGCCCATCGCCGCGTTCGGCAACATGATGGCGATGTCCAAGAACAACGACGACCCGCAGGGCGCCTCGCGCCCCTACGACCTCGCCCGCGACGGTTTCGTCCTCGGCGAGGGCGCGGGCGTGATCGTCCTGGAGTCGGCCGAGCACGCCGCCGCGCGCGGCGCCCGCGTCTACGCGGAGGCGGTCGGCCAGGGCATCTCCGCCGACAGCCACGACATCGTGCAGCCGGAGCCGGAGGGCCGCGGCATCGCGCACGCCCTGCACAACCTGCTGGACCGCACCGACCTGGACCCGGCCGAGATCGTGCACGTCAACGCGCACGCCACCTCGACGCCGGCCGGTGACATCGCCGAGCTGAAGGCGCTGCGCAAGGTCTTCGGCGACCACGCCGACCACATCGCGGTCTCCGCGACCAAGTCGATGACCGGTCATCTGCTCGGCGGCGCGGGCGGCGTGGAGTCCGTCGCGACGGTGCTCGCCCTGTACCACCGGGTGGCCCCGCCGACCATCAACGTCGAGAACATCGACCCGGAGGCCGAGGCCAACGCCGACGTCGTCCGCGACGAGGCGCGCAAGCTGCCCGCCGAGGGCCGTATCGCCGCGCTGAACGACTCGTTCGGCTTCGGCGGGCACAACGTGGTGCTGGCCTTCCGCTCGGTCTGA
- a CDS encoding MarR family winged helix-turn-helix transcriptional regulator yields the protein MATSHPTPRPDALTLEVVELIGEAVARFHADYEEAAARHALTGAQARLLSLLSLEPLPMRRLAQRLRCEPSNVTGIVDRLELRGLVERRPDPADRRVKVAAATAEGRRVARALRDSLRFAREPLAGLSEAERLALRDALRRMLEE from the coding sequence ATGGCCACCTCACATCCGACCCCCCGTCCCGACGCCCTGACGCTGGAGGTCGTCGAGCTCATAGGCGAGGCCGTGGCCCGCTTCCACGCCGACTACGAGGAGGCCGCCGCCCGGCACGCGCTCACGGGGGCGCAGGCCCGGCTGCTGAGCCTGCTGTCGCTGGAGCCGCTGCCGATGCGCAGGCTGGCGCAGCGGCTGCGCTGCGAGCCGTCGAACGTGACCGGGATCGTGGACCGGCTGGAGCTGCGGGGCCTGGTGGAGCGGCGGCCGGATCCCGCGGACCGGCGGGTGAAGGTGGCCGCGGCGACGGCCGAGGGCCGCCGGGTGGCACGCGCCCTGCGCGATTCCCTGCGCTTCGCCCGGGAACCGCTGGCGGGGCTGTCGGAGGCGGAGCGGCTGGCACTGCGGGACGCGCTGCGGCGCATGCTGGAGGAGTAG